Genomic segment of Aphis gossypii isolate Hap1 unplaced genomic scaffold, ASM2018417v2 Contig00447, whole genome shotgun sequence:
caaaattagaaaaaccacGATTTATCATAATTGGATTACAAAAAGGACGTAAAAATTCGTTAGAAAAAGATTGTAGTATATTTGATCACTGTAATATAACAAACGTTAAAGTATTTCTTAACTTAATAGCTTATCCatatgataatttgaatttagattttataaaaaataatttcaccttattatatgatatgtatacatcgtttcaagaatcgtactatgaaaaaaatatacgaaaccCCATATTAAGTCCCTCTACTTTTCTATCGAACGCTCGAATTGTAGTTATCGATACTTCAAAACAGAACGATTCGGCTACAGCATCATCAGTAGATGTTCAATTGGAAATTGAAGCATCGGAATCTCTTACAGGTGTAactgcttattgtttattaattcatgatcGCATTGTTGAATATGTACCTTTTACTAGAGAAGTAAGAAAACtagtgtgaataatattaaaaaactgatttatttaaaatacttgatgttaaatactattaattaatttaaaataaataaacaaaatgataataaaaaaaaatgtttttatttatttcagaaattttaacgaaaatggttcgtttaactaataactaatcatgttttattttcagtaaaagtaatagggagattttttatactgaaaGAAGGACATTccgctttaaacatttttcgtgTCCCTATAAAAATGGAACCAAACGCCTCATGGTTTCCCTGAAACAACGTGGGGCGTCTTACTCCATTTTACAGCGGGAATTTCTTACACTGCAAGGGGACAATActcctcaaacttttttcatctccgctgaaaaatggagccagacgccccatatttatactaataaatggtTAGAAAAACCATGgggcgtctggctccattttACAGCGGGAATTTCTTACACTGCAAGGGGACCAtaccccctcaaacttttttcacCTTCTCTgaaaaatggagccagacgccccatatttatactactggcttcaataaagttttttttcaataataatatttttaatctcgtTCCATTGCATAGTTTGGGAGCATTTAAATTTCGCATGAGAATAATAGGCGCaccgatttttaaattaaatttgtgtgGGGGGAGAGACCTGatggatttaattaattaaaaaattcagttGGGATATCTATAGCTTCATCTTGATAAGTAAGTGTATCTAtggaaatatagtttttttttatcagcttTGAACATGAAACGAAATTTTTCGTTTATGATGTTGACGGTGTCATTTTTACGGGCCAAAATTGCACGTTCGCGGAGCCATTCATTGGATTTATTGGAAAGAGAAGACATTTCAGAATAAACTTTGTTgattaagtttatttgatCAAGAACAAAAATCCAAAATGTAGAATTTATGTGTATCATGCTATCCTCATCATTCTGAAAAGTTCCGTCaccaattttcaaatatgttGTGAGAAGAATTCGGCATTATTATCACCACCAATGTGTACACGCATATTGGTTGTAATATGAAAGATTTTATGTAAGACCAAAGATATGATGACTTTGACAGGCGTTGATTTCAACGTTTTTAGTGCCTTTAGGCACAACTGGCCATATTTGTGTAAAGTCACCAGCAAAAAGAATAACAACTCCGCCCATTGGgcgatcattatttttaaaatccctCAACGTTCTATCAAGTGCCTCAGGACCACCTTTATTCGCCATTGTTGATTCATCCCAAACaatcaaacaataaaacgTGTCTCCCTTAATAATTTACCCAAAGAACTTTGTTTCTTCACACTACAAACTGGGCGTTCGGTAGTCTGAAGATCCAAAGGTAATTTGAAAGCGGAATGTGCTGTCCTGccattttgtaataatgttGCTGCTATTCAGGAAGAAGCGACTGCTAATGAAATTATTCTTTCTGCACGTAGCTTTGCAAGCAAGAGATTCAGCATGAAGGTCTTGCCAGTTCCACCAGGAGCatcaagaaaaattaattctccAGTATCTTGCAATACGCTttctaaaatagtattataaaaaacttgcTGATCGTTTGTTAACTTCGGCTCATTCTcatgaatataatttgaaagcATACCATAATCATAAGAAGTTTCTGCAATATAAGCCCTATctgtaagaaaattattatcattatcatcagTCAAGGCCGGATTAAGCACCTATTGGGCCCCGGGgcagaaatattttatgggcCCTTTTGATAAAACATGCTTTACAAAGCCGCTCGCTGCGCTCGCagaacaatacatttttttttaactatttcacaaattatcaattctattataaaattataaatttaaaaggtatatacaatttatgccTATAAACCTACTATTTTAGtatgataaaagtaaatacttcatatttcattaatttaaatacagatgttcataataagttttatatttattaacaatttacaacaaatataaaactaatgtaaatatataaaacaaaaacaatttaattaaatacattttttcttcttgCTTTACTTGAAGCCAACTCTCTTAGTACATCATTTAAGTCTAATGATTTTAACAAATCATTCTctgaatataaaatcatttgtatATCTAAGTTTTCTTGGGTTTGACTGGttctatacttatttttaactctagttaatttagaaaaagctCTCTCAGCCGAGCAATTAGCTACAGGAattgtcaaatatatttttaaagaagtaAATATACAAGGAAATACCTCTTCGAGTGATTGATTACTAAACCAGTCAAATAGTTTGGGAATGTCAACTGGATCAAAAGAAGGTTGACAAAGCCTCCAGTATTCTCTAAATTGTACAAGTTCGTTTGGTAAAGTAGAatctatatcatttttatactttgaaataaatgttgagacactcaaatcaattttttcattagatTAAAGAGTTAagtgtgttataaataaaaaatgatcacCAATATATTCATAAGCTGAAATTCTTTTGTTTAATTCtgaaacaaatttatcaataataaataattgagtcTGTACacgaaatttgttttttccttTTAACACTTCTTCATTTTTGCTACCATCAgggaatttttttcttttttttctttgcttTTCATCTgagtagtaaatagtaatttcaGAACTAAGATTAGGTATTTTTTCttgataaattgaatttgaGTCTCGTACACTTAACACATAAATCTTTAGTGATTTTAACAAGTTGATCGCCTTCATTGTATCACAGTTTGAATGTTGTAATTCAGTTGAAGTTTTGTTACTTATTTCCATGATGTCATTCCAAAGTAATGACATATATCCAGTTTCTCTTTTAACCATTTTCTTCCATAACGATTTAGCATCTATAgttgtaacattattttcttcaCCATCATACATACTTTTTAACGCAGTCAaaatttgttcataatttaCAACTATTGCTTTACATGCTTCTACATGACAAGACCATCTAGTGTCACTTAAGGATTTAAGTGTAAGAAGTCGCCTAGAATTTTCTTTgacactatttttttcttcttttttcaatatgttaataagtatattccACCTGTGAGTTGACCCACTAAAgaagttatacaatttatgtacaaaatcaaaaaaattgacagCTTCAGTACAACAATTTACACTATTTATTCCAACTAGGTTTAACGAATGAGCTGTACAAGGTATAAACACAGCtaatggatttttatttttgacataagCTTGAAGCCCTTTAAATTGACCACTCATGTTTGAGGCGTTGTCATAAGATTGACCCCTGATGttcataatgtttaatttacttttttcaagAAAGTCATGTAATACCTTATACATAGATTGGCCATGATGATCTTTAATGGGAAAAAATCCTAGAAGTCTTTCTTCCACACCTGTTGACGTGCAGTAACGTAGAACAATGGCCATTAGGTCGACTTTTGTCAAATCCGGAGTTGAATCCATAattatcgaaaaatatttacatttctttatttcaccaataatacaagtagttaaactatttttcattattgtcaTTAACTCATTACAAATGGATTTTGAAAGGTATGATGGGTTGCCTTTTCCTTGATTTCCGTACTTTTAAATATGAGCCTTTAAGAAAGGATCATATTCTGAAATAAGTTCTAATAGGCCTAGATAATTTCCATTATGTTGACTATTGAATTTTTCTTCCTTTTAAAGTCTTTTCATTACTTCAAACCAATAATTTGTTTCAGCAGTAATTTGACGACATAAATCTTTATTAACAGAATTGTTGGTATTAGATCATAATAACCACTTATTGATATCATTTCTGTGTTGTTGACTATTTTCATGTTCGCCAATCCGTTCagattttttccatttatcaAAATCACCAGAAATAAAAGGATTCTCTCTATAACTTccatacaatttacaaacaaaacaataaacagaTCCTTGACTAGGTGAATAGAGAAGCCAttttctattacatttttgtccACTAGATAAGGATCGAGTAAACATTGCTAGGGTTAAGTGTCTGTTGAAGTTCTTATCTGAaaagtcataataaatatgtactaatAACTGACATCTAAACATTCTATTACATTTCaccttattaaataataaaataataattacacaataattttaaaaagtgactaaaatgctttaatataatacaggtgaatttaagttattagaataaaaacaagtggataaacaagataaaaaaatctataattaaaattcatagtacctatacaagatcatttaaaatattaagtataaaatacatattttatatgcattaatgtattaatgcaTTATGCAACTATGTTATATCAACAATAGATTAAactagttaagttaaaaaataaactccttaacttaactttaactttttaactagtTAAGTACCTTTGAGTATTTGCTTGTATATTAACACATAATTAACCAAcacttaatgattttaaataactttttatagaattttttaattacctggacgttttgaatttataaaatcagagttcaaattttgaaaataatcagGTCCTTTTTCCACACAGCactcgataaaatatttctgcATGTTTTTTGGCCAGAAAAAGGGATCTTTGTATACATTCCAATCTATACTGTTTAGTTCAGTAGTTGTTTCttcaatattaacttttaccATATTGTCTAAGAATGAAATACAGCATCAATGTCAAACAATAGCAAAAATgaactaaaatatgtaattcgGTACTTaacttcaattaatttttttttcaattttacagTTTGTGCTGATGtctaacaaatttttatatggcACAATATCACTCTGGCTCTCAGCTGAACCATTGgcttctttataattataataatattatgaaaataacaattttaataaaaaaataactaatatattatatatttaggtaccttcaattaatttttcttcaatttcGCAGTTTGTGCTGATGTCTAACAAATTTTCATGCGGCACAATATCACTCTGGCTCTCAGCTGAACCGTTGgcttctttataattataataatattgtgaaaataacaattttaataaaaaatgaactaatatatataggtatttaggtaccttcaattaatttttcttcaattccACAATTTGTGCTGATGTCCAACAAATTTTCTTGTAGCATAGTGTCACTCTGGCTCTCAGCTAAACCATTGGCttctttatcattataataatattatgaaaatacaatttttaataaaaactagtaattataccaaatttgcaaataaaatacttattaaataaaaatatttaatttttaatacctaaatagttaataaaagagtagtttttttagttcattccttaaaaattatagcaatatcaaatatctcattcatgtttatataaaagataatttctttttcaataaatggCCAAGATAAAGGTTCAAAATatcattgatttataaatatattatatactaaatttagttttaaaaatgttaagctCTGAAAATAACATGTATTGATATAGGTATTCCATAATAACTATGATAATTTGAATGCTTTGCACTTACCAGGTCGAATGCATCTAAATaaactgttaatttttttattagttagtaaaatattttttgtttgctgCTCTTTCTTCTTTCTTTTCGCTGATTCACTCAAAACTTTAGATTTCATCATTTTAGAAAAGAATATGATTATccggtttttttattttaatacaatatgagaAATTGAGAAATAACACTGTACACAGTAGAAATGagaactgtaataatatttaaccgaaaatggtaaaaatatctaattaaattaatattattagttcgTAGTCATTAGTCTCGTATTTGcagtagttttataaaatgatactagatcgtctaaaataatatatcataagcATTTCGGGTtgctataaataacttaaatgcGTTGagataagatattatacaatactagAGCCCAGATTTCCCGTATTTCACTAATACTGGCAGTATTACCCACagacttgtatattatatgtctatGGTATTACCAGATATAAAtgacattattacatattgatgatattattaattatatcaatgaaagtattaaataacagtaaaatgCGTCTTTTCTACCATAGTgattttgtaggtatttactatttacttatttttatcgattaaaaaaattatttttaaaatacagaaaaactatttttttagattgctGAAAAATGTGTATcggcttaaaattatttgggcCCCCTTTCACTTGGGTACTCGAGAGGGCCCCGGGGCTGCGGCCCCGACTAGACCCCCCCTTAATACGGCCTTGTCATCAGTTCGTAACAGTGATTCCATGTTAAAATCACACAGCTTCTTTCcagatattttcaaaagataatgttctattaatatttaagtattattcaaaatatatggaGTGACAGCTAAATCGCAATTTATAGAACTATGCATTTCTTGCTGTAAAATATctaatgacattttatttttgtgattttccCACAGTTCTGTTAAATTAGTAATGTGGCTAAATGCTATCAtagtaacaaaatattctcTTAGATTCGACACTGATTTAAAGCAGCTTCTTCGAGAGTAGAATTCCAATGACTTTCATCTTGTAACAGATCAAGCGCTTTGCCAGCTCTTTGAAATGTAGGGTGGATAACGTCatcaacagtttttaaatctaaaaataaagttgGTCCACGGACGTGAAGCAAAAGcatacgtaaataataatactcaacATTACTTGGatgaataatgtatacttGACCGAGCACATTAGATTTCTTGACTCCAGGGTATTCTACAATTGGCTCTCTTTGTTTTATTCTATTGAAACGATTATTAGTAAAAGTGTAGTAAGATGGAACTTCAATATAAAGCAATGTTTTTGCGAATTCGTCATGGGAgcaaagttcaaaaaaaaccataagaGTGGTGTTTCTAACATTTTCAAGTCTTTCGCGAGCATTTTGATCAGTGAAATAGACGCTTTTGCCATTTTCAAGGTGTATTGAAAGTtgaaaaattgtgaaaaaatgtGACCATGCGATTATCGGATTTCCTAAGCTGAAAAGTTTGCCCGCCATCATCAGGTAATCGAAGacgatattttagataaacatCATGTTCGGATTATGTCGTAATAGTAAACAGTTTCGGAAAATCTTTTGAACATTTTCCGttttgcatacattttttttgtattgatttaatacGCGGTGGGTCCATCCATAGTATATGATCAAGTTTTCCATTAGCAACGAAAACGATATGAACTATCACGTCGCGCAACGGTGATAGGGAAGGGGAAATTTGGGCGGCCACGTCTAGCCACCGTCCACTGCCGTACCGCAAACCTCACCCACTAAATCTACGTAACAGgtcattatttatgataattgataactcCTTTGTTAAGTTAGAAAATCGATCAAATGCCATAAACCTTCTCCGCAATGAgctcttcaatttaaaaaaaaaaatcataacgaTCGGTTCTGTAGTTTCCGAGAACATATCACTCAaagattttcattttcacatttatatattagatatactaGCCGACCCCGTGCACTTTGTTGCCcattaaaaattccaattttattataagattcgaattttgattaatttgttatttaatattcggtttaacggtgttcaaatattagacattttcattgaccattttgattttcaaaaaacttgtGCAAGCCCCactttaaaatgctttcttattgcacactaaatttgtggtacgattttacgaatgtaccgtgtaaattgcAAGCATtaatctatcattgttcaggctctacATTAATCAGTCAGTGAATTagtcaagtaataatattatagtcattctgtTTGGCGTTGCccgtgagactctcttatgataatgcgagcagtatattatcatgttaagCGACCAATaagaatcattataaaaaatgtttcaaaaacgggtaaaataaataataataataaacattgtcACCATGGTAGTAATCAtcggtattttatttatttttttttttaattttccgtgcAACTTTCTTAACTATTTCTTACATAAGAATCTTGCCTAGATAATTacgaatacaacaaaaaaagaattagcGAAATCGGTTCAGCTGTTCtcaattgatgaatttttatacatttttggctccatttatataatatactagctgaccccgtacacttcgttgcccgttaaaaatgccaattctatataatatgattcgaattttgattaatttgttatttaatattcggtttaacggtgttcaaaacttagacattttcattgaccgttttgattctcaaaaattttgtaaaaccaccactttaatatgcgaattttgtaaaatgctttcttattgcacactaaatttgtggtacgattttacgaatgtaccgtgtaaattgcAAGCATtaatctatcattgttcaggctctacATTAATCAGTCAGTGAATTagtcaagtaataatattatagtcattctgtTTGGCGTTGCccgtgagactctcttatgataatgcgagcagtatattatcatgttaagCGACCAATaagaatcattataaaaaatgtttcaaaaacgggtaaaataaataataataataaacaattgtcACCATGGTAGTAATCAtcggtattttatttatttttttttttaattttccgtgcAACTTTCTTAACTATTTCTTACATAAGAATCTTGCCTAGATAATTacgaatacaacaaaaaaagaattagcGAAATCGGTTCAGCTGTTCtcaattgatgaatttttatacatttttggctccatttatataatatactagctgaccccgtacacttcgttgcccgttaaaaatgccaattctatataatatgattcgaattttgattaatttgttatttaatattcggtttaacggtgttcaaaacttagacattttcattgaccgttttgattctcaaaaattttgtaaaaccaccactttaatatgcgaattttgtaaaatgctttcttattgcacactaaatttgtggtacaattttacgaatgtaccgtgtaaattgtaagcatcgatctatcattgttcaggctctacgtttattagtcagtgagttactcaagtcataataatatagtcattcTGCTTGCCGTAgccgtgagactctcttatgattatgcgagcagtatattatcatgtaggcaatccacacatggtggattgcggaccccgcgagatgtgtaCGTAAGCATAAAATTTCTAACatttaagtttcaaaattatatcatttttttattttactacggtgggtaaaatacaataatgtgcaatctcgtggtttttatattgttgcctgttggtaaaacaataaaacttgatataacttgttatgttagtttattgctgtgaatttgaaatttactgtagacattgacttattttgctaattcttatttttgttattagttattacgattttaacaaaatataacaacaggtctataattattatattcaatcataatcaatagtgaccttaatatagtttatttttttgctggactgcagtgacagttgttgttgttttttttacatccagaTTCCGAAGTTTTCTGGTGgattttcctaaaattgtaCTACATAAGCACCTTCTCTTGCGACCAATAGGAGCGAAtcatcagtgaaaaatgttacaaaaacgtggaaaataaataataataacaaaaaaattgttaccatgattaccgaaaataaaatagtaataataataataataataataataatagtaatagtagtcatcggtattttttatttttcattgtattttttttattttccgtgcaattttcttaactttttcttacataagaaccttctcctggaaattacgacccaaacaaaataagaatgagcgaaatcgaTCCAGCCGTTCTCAATTGAtgaatgttatacatttttgtctctatttttatgtatataaagatAGAAGATAGATAGATTattgtaaactaaaaaaaaattcactcaacaaatttcaaatttccaaactaaaataactatagaaaccatagattatattgattgtacaTCGAGCTGATGTTTAAATCATGAACTACTACACAGGACTGGACACTATTGGTAGGAGGAGAGCAGGGAGTCGTCCACAAAGTTGTACATATTCGGTACACATGCGACACAACGCCATCTGTgagataagaaatattttgttatataaaataccgcctttttttaaattgcatagattatctaaataatattaatatgatctttaaaattttaaacacatttttgtaGATTTGTTCAGgtgttcatttttttagaaGCAGTTTACTTGTATCCAAGGTAGTATTAAAATAGCTTTACGTTGTGGTATTGTACTAACAAtgatattggttttttttacatttctttatTGTCTTAAGCCgaacagttttttaaatagattgttTACATTAGGTATAGTTGAAACCATAAGTGTGTATACGAGGATAGCATATAATTGTAGTACTAATTgattgtacagtgtacactttgttataactttttaataatcttattatagccatgtttaactttaaaaaataaatatatatatatatatatatatatgtataatatatatcaacttgtgtttgtttatttcatCAGTGTTTCCTTTCTAAATTAGTGTTCAGTATCTTAAACTGTTCACTCTTTAAGCAGTAATTATATTctgataatattctataaatagtatcattattatattgaactgtgttgttaataattgtttttcaaaaattaaaaagtaaaatttaacttgagtaaaattgtaaaaataaatatgggtCGTAAATGTAGTGTGAAATTGTGTGAAAGTAATAAGACTACTGAACACACAACTTTATTTGCAATtccaaaaaatcaaatattacatGAAAAATGGACAAGTATTGTTAACTCTTGGAATTGCAACAATACTAAAGTAAAGTATTTATgccataaacattttgaagataatgatattaacaaaacatttgACAGTTTCACTATAGAAGATAATCAGGTACTCATTTAcgcatcaataaattaattcagcTCACATTTTCATTGAAGTTGGGTGGGTTTGATCAAttcataaatcaattataaacatttttcattatattttattttaaaattaaattttaattagtgtaACTtactatacaacattttttagccTTGGGCAAAAAGaacaaaatttacattaaaacttGGTGCTTTACCTAAGATTTTTATTCGTCGAATGTACCACATTGTcgcaaaacattaaaatggtCTGAAGATGAACTTatactcaataaaaatgtagacaTGGTGgacttaaagtaatttttttttttattttaaaagccaCTAGTATAAACTATGATAGCTTGACAATtacacagtaaaaaataaaacaatataaaaaatttgagattaacaaaagtttaaataatactatatactatataatgaaGCCAGCCTCCTGTATAAAGacagttattattaagatGGCTGTTACAGAATTGGAATTTAGGATGGAAAAAAGATTGATGGGAATATTAAGAGCAGGGGCGTATTTAGGGTTGTAAACAGGGGGGGGGGCTAAATCCCtatgaaaattacaaacaaaattcttacttttagttataaactatattttaaaataaataataaactatagatttaaaatatagtaatacaaattacattacataatattacaattttaattttcttggcTTTTTAGCAAACTCGTCAAGAACTTTTTCTTTGTTTAAGTTCTTCAGTAAATCTTTTTCAATGTTTAGTATTGCCAAATTATCAAAACGATTTTGTTCCATTCTAGATCTCAGCCAGGTTTTGATTCTCCTCATAGCAGAAAAGGAACGCTCACAAGTAGCTGTAGTAACCGGTAATATTAATGctacttttaacatttttcttaaatttggCAGTACTGATTCATTAGCAATGTTTATTAGTTCATCAAAATCCCATTCTTCTTTTGATATGCAATTTTTGGCTACCATCATTTCTGCTTTTAGTAGATTAGAATCAATTTTAAGTAACTTCTGATAGTGGTTAATAAAAGGGTCAGAgtcaatagtatttaattttaagaaactaTCAAGAGCATTCGCAATAGATATACTTTCACTTGAAAATCTGTTATTTAATCCTTGAATTATACTATCTAGAATCTCATAATATGAGTGACTTCTCCAATGTGCTTCTGGTGTTTCACTTTTTTCTTCAAACTGATCTTTTCCCACTGTAGATGTAATAATACTATCCTTAAGTaaagaattttcaaaaacttttctttttttttttgaattggaTGGAGTATCTAgactaatttcaaaattttctgaaaattctGTCAATGCATCCCACAAACATTGAAATGATTGTTCGTTTCGTTTATCCTCTAATGTTTTAGtaacactttttattatttcaaaagctTTACCCAAAGTCATAGACTTACTTTGGAGATTATTgctcaaaatgtttatatacttaagtacttcatgaaaaatgaaaaggtTAACAACAAAATGGCCCTTTTTTAGGTTATTTAAGATTCCACTAGCTTCaacacaattaaaatcattattttcttcaaCTTCAGTATCTAAAACTTCTAGAATAGaaccataatattgttttaccatATCACAATTTTCAAAACGACATGCCCACCTTGTATCACTTATCTGCATAATTTCTCTTGGTTTAATGcctaattgtttttgtatatttattagtttgttATGAGAAGATGGTctagaaaaatgaatatacaaGGACTctagtgtattaaaaaataaaact
This window contains:
- the LOC126554209 gene encoding zinc finger MYM-type protein 1-like yields the protein MDSTPDLTKVDLMAIVLRYCTSTGVEERLLGFFPIKDHHGQSMYKVLHDFLEKSKLNIMNIRGQSYDNASNMSGQFKGLQAYVKNKNPLAVFIPCTAHSLNLVGINSVNCCTEAVNFFDFVHKLYNFFSGSTHRWNILINILKKEEKNSVKENSRRLLTLKSLSDTRWSCHVEACKAIVVNYEQILTALKSMYDGEENNVTTIDAKSLWKKMVKRETGYMSLLWNDIMEISNKTSTELQHSNCDTMKAINLLKSLKIYVLSVRDSNSIYQEKIPNLSSEITIYYSDEKQRKKRKKFPDGSKNEEVLKGKNKFRVQTQLFIIDKFVSELNKRISAYEYIDSTLPNELVQFREYWRLCQPSFDPVDIPKLFDWFSNQSLEEVFPCIFTSLKIYLTIPVANCSAERAFSKLTRVKNKYRTSQTQENLDIQMILYSENDLLKSLDLNDVLRELASNRAYIAETSYDYGMLSNYIHENEPKLTNDQQVFYNTILESVLQDTGELIFLDAPGGTGKTFMLNLLLAKLRAERIISLAVASS
- the LOC126554194 gene encoding zinc finger MYM-type protein 5-like; protein product: MLQENLLDISTNCGIEEKLIEEANGSAESQSDIVPHENLLDISTNCEIEEKLIEDKNFNRHLTLAMFTRSLSSGQKCNRKWLLYSPSQGSVYCFVCKLYGSYRENPFISGDFDKWKKSERIGEHENSQQHRNDINKWLL
- the LOC126554195 gene encoding uncharacterized protein LOC126554195, whose product is MAGKLFSLGNPIIAWSHFFTIFQLSIHLENGKSVYFTDQNARERLENVRNTTLMVFFELCSHDEFAKTLLYIEVPSYYTFTNNRFNRIKQREPIVEYPGVKKSNVLGQVYIIHPSNVEYYYLRMLLLHVRGPTLFLDLKTVDDVIHPTFQRAGKALDLLQDESHWNSTLEEAALNQCRI
- the LOC126554196 gene encoding zinc finger MYM-type protein 1-like, encoding MYALMCDEARSFKEEQLTICVRYTKGMVVQERFLSFVLCSTSRSAAGISNTILESLKTLNIDQVPMIGQSYDGASVMAGHINGVQKKIREFHPEAIFFHCVAHKLNLVIVGMCKHVKSSVLFFNTLESLYIHFSRPSSHNKLINIQKQLGIKPREIMQISDTRWACRFENCDMVKQYYGSILEVLDTEVEENNDFNCVEASGILNNLKKGHFVVNLFIFHEVLKYINILSNNLQSKSMTLGKAFEIIKSVTKTLEDKRNEQSFQCLWDALTEFSENFEISLDTPSNSKKKRKVFENSLLKDSIITSTVGKDQFEEKSETPEAHWRSHSYYEILDSIIQGLNNRFSSESISIANALDSFLKLNTIDSDPFINHYQKLLKIDSNLLKAEMMVAKNCISKEEWDFDELINIANESVLPNLRKMLKVALILPVTTATCERSFSAMRRIKTWLRSRMEQNRFDNLAILNIEKDLLKNLNKEKVLDEFAKKPRKLKL